In Sphingobacteriaceae bacterium, the following proteins share a genomic window:
- the pbpC gene encoding penicillin-binding protein 1C, with amino-acid sequence MNLQLLKKTRRKIALKKWSLRTLLLLCLLFFSWYWVCLPDELFHGSTSTVLMDKDGHLLGARIAADGQWRFSPGNSIPAKFESCLLEFEDRNFYKHCGISCRGIGRAMVQNIKYRRVVSGGSTLSMQLARIMLKNPKRTFPEKIVEMIVATRMEIRFTKKEILQYYCSNAPFGNNVVGLEAASWRYFGRDPRSLSWAENATLAVLPNAPGLIYPGKNHKKLLEKRNRLLKRLLDVKKIDSTSYLLAVSEPLPHKPLPLPQTAPHILVKLIKQGFMGKTITSTLDNSLQQKSSQLLQSHSERLIENKIYNGAVIITSVKTGKILAYVGNTRSADNEHGNDVDCVTASRSTGSILKPFLYAKCLEDGIITPCMLIPDIPTQYGSFSPKNFTKQYDGAVAANKALARSLNIPMVRLLNDYGLEKFHRDLKNYGLSTLHKPAKHYGLSLILGGAEARLDELSRAYTQMAQELSFGKSREILLVEHKKKSPTSKNSARVKTNRACIYSTFQAMVDVNRPDEDGNWRAFASAQKIAWKTGTSFGFRDAWAIGITPDYVVAVWIGNADGEGRPGLTGIKAAAPLLFDLFAQLPKSSSWFSEPVTGMSKILICSESGHRASDLCEKTELAKMPANCLNTTACLYHQLVHLTKNNFYRVDSECEAVYNMKHVSWFILPPLIERYYKFNHPNYQSLPDFKPECLAKISERSMTLLYPRPNSSIYVPIEIDGNAGRTIFEATHRNTGTKIYWHLDDNFIGETKEIHQLALNPSFGKHKLMLLDENGISITAKFETLAK; translated from the coding sequence TTGCTTTAAAAAAATGGAGCCTGAGAACATTGCTCCTTCTTTGCCTTTTATTTTTTAGCTGGTACTGGGTGTGCCTGCCAGATGAATTATTCCACGGAAGCACTTCTACCGTTTTAATGGACAAGGATGGGCATTTGTTAGGAGCTAGAATCGCAGCGGATGGTCAGTGGCGATTCAGTCCCGGCAACAGCATTCCTGCTAAATTTGAATCCTGCCTTCTGGAATTTGAGGACAGGAATTTTTACAAGCACTGTGGTATTAGTTGCCGTGGGATCGGAAGAGCAATGGTTCAAAATATTAAATACCGGCGGGTCGTTAGTGGAGGTAGTACCCTTAGTATGCAATTGGCAAGAATTATGCTCAAAAATCCTAAACGGACATTTCCTGAAAAAATAGTGGAAATGATCGTTGCCACGCGAATGGAAATCCGTTTTACAAAAAAAGAAATACTGCAGTATTATTGTTCAAATGCCCCTTTTGGAAATAATGTTGTGGGACTGGAAGCTGCATCCTGGCGTTATTTCGGAAGAGATCCAAGATCTTTAAGCTGGGCTGAAAATGCTACGCTCGCGGTGCTTCCTAATGCGCCCGGATTAATATATCCCGGAAAAAACCACAAAAAACTTTTAGAAAAACGCAACCGCCTTCTAAAACGTCTACTGGATGTAAAAAAAATAGATAGTACCAGCTATCTTCTTGCAGTGTCAGAACCACTGCCTCACAAGCCTTTGCCTCTTCCGCAAACTGCGCCTCACATTTTAGTGAAATTAATAAAGCAGGGGTTTATGGGTAAAACTATTACAAGCACACTCGATAATTCACTTCAGCAAAAAAGTTCTCAGTTACTCCAAAGTCATAGTGAACGGTTAATCGAAAATAAAATATACAATGGTGCGGTTATAATCACCTCTGTAAAAACCGGGAAAATTCTGGCCTACGTTGGCAACACAAGATCAGCAGATAATGAGCACGGCAATGATGTGGACTGCGTTACCGCTTCAAGAAGCACAGGAAGCATACTAAAACCTTTTTTATATGCCAAATGCCTGGAAGACGGCATCATTACTCCTTGCATGCTTATACCAGATATTCCAACACAGTACGGAAGTTTTTCTCCAAAAAATTTTACGAAACAATACGATGGCGCCGTAGCCGCGAATAAAGCGCTTGCTAGAAGTCTTAACATTCCCATGGTACGCCTGTTAAATGACTATGGGCTTGAAAAATTTCACCGCGATCTAAAAAATTATGGTCTCAGCACTTTACATAAACCTGCAAAGCATTACGGGCTTTCTCTGATACTCGGCGGCGCGGAAGCAAGGCTTGATGAATTAAGCAGAGCTTATACACAAATGGCGCAAGAACTTTCCTTTGGAAAAAGCAGGGAAATATTACTTGTAGAACACAAAAAGAAAAGCCCAACATCCAAAAATAGTGCCCGTGTAAAAACAAACCGTGCCTGCATTTACAGCACCTTTCAGGCTATGGTAGACGTTAACCGTCCAGATGAAGATGGCAATTGGAGAGCTTTTGCCTCCGCTCAAAAAATTGCCTGGAAAACGGGCACCAGCTTTGGCTTTCGCGACGCGTGGGCCATTGGTATAACTCCAGACTACGTTGTGGCAGTTTGGATAGGAAATGCTGACGGAGAAGGTCGCCCCGGACTCACCGGCATTAAAGCTGCAGCTCCACTGCTATTTGATTTGTTCGCACAGCTTCCCAAATCTTCTTCCTGGTTCAGTGAACCGGTTACCGGAATGTCAAAAATTTTAATTTGTTCAGAAAGCGGTCATAGGGCTTCTGACTTGTGCGAAAAAACAGAACTTGCAAAGATGCCCGCGAATTGCCTGAACACTACAGCCTGTCTTTATCATCAATTAGTTCACTTAACAAAGAATAATTTTTACCGTGTAGATAGTGAATGCGAAGCTGTATACAATATGAAGCATGTGAGTTGGTTCATTCTCCCACCGCTTATTGAACGTTACTATAAATTTAATCATCCCAATTATCAATCGCTTCCTGATTTTAAACCAGAATGCCTGGCAAAGATCAGCGAACGTTCTATGACCTTATTATATCCGCGCCCCAACAGCAGCATTTATGTCCCTATAGAAATAGACGGAAATGCCGGTCGCACCATTTTTGAAGCTACCCACAGAAATACCGGCACAAAAATATACTGGCACCTCGATGATAACTTTATAGGCGAAACGAAAGAAATTCACCAATTGGCATTAAATCCCTCTTTTGGAAAACATAAACTCATGCTCTTAGATGAAAATGGAATTTCGATAACTGCAAAATTTGAAACCCTCGCAAAATAA